One Ignavibacterium album JCM 16511 genomic region harbors:
- a CDS encoding T9SS type A sorting domain-containing protein — protein MIKKLSVLMILLFIVSSISFAQLVGGNTYPINGTDNPPVSFQSISSAVAYLTANGVTGTGDVILELSTGYTGDTSTISIGVISGTSSTTKVVFRPATGYSALTEIPGGASPNQHAIRITGNYIVLDGRAGGVGTSRDWTIRTTGTNGQMAVRLDNTSNSMTGVELRYLVMEAEAANTTGAIFQITGSTTNTITNIIVEENLIRSNPLVSTFRGYGITLASASNAGNTGIIVRNNIITQFYARGINLTGGFPGIEVYGNEIYHTADVTQPTTTEFSAIYFSTTASPGAKIYNNYIHDIRLTNGSTAINGLYIFNGNSSGASVQYFNNRISIGGELSGTAADLQVYGLRENALSGSLIDIYFNSVYVGGTAASGTNNSAAFRKQVSNFVNLKNNIFYNARTNSGGTGTHWAIMSNNITYSSIGNNDYFADGTGGVLGTTDGTTAGNKLTISAWQAAVPSDAGSVSQNPNFVAGLKINETIPTQLESGGAPIAGITTDFEGDLRNATTPDIGADEFTGTPLDLTPPLISYNLLPNALFSNTSVSLTATITDLSGVATGANAPRLYIKKSTDVAYVFDDNPTVSGHDYTFTINYSAIGGIVIGDTIQYYVAAQDVNGNVGTNPAGGSGSNPPGTTPPSNPNFYFVVNTPLSGVYTVGLNAFKQRTGREIYFEERTRTVTRNLNGIDAIEDFNANLNEKENQGNQPDTEPRYVTVTETYLELMENGQPFNRALYQTEGIEGIYPTLTEAVNDLLLRGASGPITFQLVDSNYPNENYPINLTAFNGSSSTNTVTIKPAPNVQAVIPGSSTQTTASIWLQSGGYYIIDGSNTVGGTSKDLTIRALATSPAIHFYSSGNNNIIKNCIIESQNTSTGSGSLILAAGTGSNNNLIENCLFQPIQSATPYAVGVYLFSSFTGANNLISNCEFKDFSARAITIQGAAGSNNNDAVGNLIYQTAPSTATIIQSIYLGRAENTDITENQIYNLQSTSTSPTIAGIYYIGASGVNMNVRMVNNVISFGNQNPAGTIRGIDYFGYSANSCELYYNSVLLTGTDVTGTTSSAAIAKRDAASNFFMIDNIFENRRANGTGTGFHFAVQFTNTTATTFNLNYNDYFANGTGGVLGQWGTTNTVTLNDWQTASTQDANSLNANPQFASTSDLRPLYGSAVIDAGTPVSGITTDILGAVRDSLTPTLGAYENPTAIIGWANLQWPPTDTIYVGSSTTVYAQIWIDGITNQPGPGVGIQAWIGVNSSNTDPSTWTTWIPAVYNVDVGNNDEYMAAIGSSLAPGTYYYASRFNVIGGNYVYGGYSPGGGGFWDGINNVSGILVVKPPLIQMWQRSVATSNLPSWFGADTERGLAYGKTSDVTEAINDRVYVVSRSGGVLNVRILDAATGNDIGTLNTTGISGGTFALNDIGVTEDGKIIGANLTANASTSALKFYYWNNESSVPDTLFTYLGDAVRLGDKFTVVGNYSAGTAEIWAASATTGQHKVYKWTMSGGVFNRVPQVILCSDNLATAIGSAAVGPLPNGDFYWNANGQNARKYQANGTLIGIIPGTIISTGTNAIRYLGSVGSDEYLAVFAYGSGNNNARILRIPNGDPTAAVLYGVTPTLGSATNTNGTGDVDFKVNNDLTVTVFVLATNNGIGAYTTDASIPVELTGFVANVIERDVLLNWSTATETNNLGFEVERKTSDNNSWKKIAFIKSAGTTTEPQQYTFRDARLESGSYSYRLKIVDFDGTFSYSQEVEVEIGIPQQYALSQNYPNPFNPATRIDYQLPFDAKVQIELYSITGEKVATLVSSDISAGYHTIELNASTLNLASGVYFYRINAVDINNGKFVETKKLVLLK, from the coding sequence ATGATTAAAAAACTTTCAGTTTTGATGATACTTTTATTTATTGTATCATCAATATCATTTGCACAATTAGTTGGAGGCAACACATATCCGATTAACGGAACAGACAATCCACCGGTTTCATTTCAATCAATCTCCTCAGCAGTTGCATATCTTACTGCAAATGGAGTAACCGGAACTGGTGATGTGATACTGGAATTGTCTACCGGTTATACAGGAGACACATCTACAATTTCAATTGGTGTTATTTCAGGAACAAGCTCAACTACCAAAGTTGTTTTCAGACCAGCAACCGGTTATAGCGCACTTACAGAAATTCCTGGTGGTGCATCACCAAATCAGCATGCAATCAGAATAACAGGAAATTATATTGTTCTCGATGGTCGTGCCGGTGGTGTAGGCACATCAAGAGATTGGACAATCAGAACAACAGGTACTAATGGACAAATGGCCGTTCGTTTGGATAATACCAGTAATTCAATGACAGGTGTCGAGCTAAGATACTTAGTTATGGAAGCAGAAGCTGCAAACACAACAGGAGCTATTTTCCAGATAACTGGAAGTACAACAAATACTATAACCAACATTATAGTTGAAGAGAACCTGATTAGAAGTAATCCTTTAGTATCAACATTCAGAGGTTACGGAATTACATTAGCAAGTGCTTCAAATGCTGGAAATACCGGAATTATAGTTAGAAATAATATTATAACTCAATTTTATGCAAGAGGAATAAATCTCACCGGAGGATTTCCGGGTATTGAAGTATATGGTAACGAGATATATCACACGGCAGATGTAACTCAACCAACTACAACTGAATTCTCGGCAATTTACTTTTCAACCACCGCTAGTCCAGGTGCAAAGATTTACAACAATTACATCCACGATATCCGATTAACAAATGGCTCAACAGCGATAAATGGATTATACATTTTTAATGGTAATTCATCGGGCGCATCTGTACAATATTTCAATAACAGAATTTCAATTGGTGGCGAATTAAGTGGAACCGCAGCTGATTTACAAGTCTATGGTTTAAGAGAAAATGCACTTTCCGGGTCATTGATTGATATTTATTTCAATTCAGTATATGTCGGTGGAACAGCTGCAAGCGGTACAAATAACAGCGCCGCATTCAGAAAACAGGTTAGTAACTTTGTTAATTTAAAGAACAACATATTCTACAATGCAAGAACAAATTCCGGCGGAACAGGAACACATTGGGCAATAATGTCCAACAACATTACTTATTCATCAATTGGGAATAATGATTACTTTGCAGATGGTACTGGTGGTGTTCTTGGTACTACTGATGGTACAACAGCAGGAAACAAATTGACTATAAGCGCCTGGCAAGCTGCCGTCCCATCAGATGCCGGAAGTGTATCACAGAATCCTAATTTTGTGGCCGGATTAAAAATTAATGAAACAATTCCTACACAACTTGAATCGGGTGGCGCACCAATAGCCGGAATAACTACCGACTTTGAAGGTGATTTAAGAAATGCCACAACTCCGGATATCGGTGCCGATGAATTTACAGGAACACCACTTGATTTAACCCCTCCTTTAATTTCTTATAACTTATTACCTAATGCTTTATTCTCTAATACATCAGTATCCTTAACAGCAACAATAACTGACCTCAGTGGGGTTGCTACCGGTGCTAATGCTCCTAGATTATATATTAAAAAATCCACTGATGTAGCTTATGTGTTTGATGACAACCCAACAGTTTCCGGACACGACTACACATTTACAATAAATTACTCGGCAATTGGTGGAATTGTTATTGGTGATACTATCCAATATTATGTTGCTGCACAGGATGTAAATGGAAATGTAGGAACTAATCCGGCAGGAGGTTCAGGTTCTAATCCTCCAGGAACTACTCCTCCTTCAAATCCGAATTTTTATTTTGTCGTAAACACGCCTTTAAGTGGTGTATATACAGTCGGATTGAATGCATTTAAACAGAGAACAGGACGAGAAATTTATTTTGAAGAGAGAACCAGAACAGTGACAAGAAACCTTAATGGCATTGATGCAATCGAAGATTTTAATGCTAATCTGAATGAAAAGGAAAATCAGGGAAACCAACCAGATACAGAACCCAGATATGTAACAGTAACAGAAACTTATCTGGAGTTAATGGAAAATGGTCAGCCATTTAACAGAGCATTGTATCAAACTGAAGGTATTGAAGGAATTTATCCGACTTTGACAGAAGCTGTGAACGATTTATTGTTAAGAGGTGCAAGCGGTCCGATAACTTTCCAATTAGTGGACTCAAATTATCCAAATGAAAACTATCCTATAAATCTTACTGCTTTCAATGGTTCAAGTTCAACTAATACAGTTACTATTAAACCTGCACCAAATGTTCAGGCAGTTATTCCGGGTTCATCAACTCAAACTACTGCTTCGATATGGTTACAGAGCGGCGGCTATTATATAATTGATGGATCAAATACTGTTGGAGGCACATCAAAAGATTTGACAATCAGGGCTTTGGCTACAAGTCCAGCAATTCATTTTTATAGTAGTGGTAACAATAACATAATTAAGAATTGTATAATTGAATCTCAAAATACAAGCACTGGTTCAGGTAGCTTGATTCTTGCTGCAGGTACAGGCAGTAATAATAACCTTATCGAAAATTGTCTGTTCCAGCCCATTCAATCGGCTACACCTTATGCAGTTGGCGTTTATTTGTTTTCTTCTTTTACAGGAGCTAACAATTTAATATCTAACTGTGAATTTAAAGATTTCAGCGCTCGTGCTATTACCATTCAGGGTGCTGCAGGTTCAAACAATAATGATGCGGTTGGAAATTTGATTTATCAGACAGCACCATCGACTGCAACTATCATACAGAGTATTTATCTTGGAAGAGCTGAAAATACAGATATAACTGAAAATCAAATTTATAACCTTCAAAGTACAAGTACTTCTCCAACAATTGCAGGTATATATTATATCGGAGCTAGTGGTGTAAATATGAATGTCAGGATGGTTAATAATGTTATCTCATTCGGAAATCAGAATCCGGCTGGTACAATTCGGGGAATCGATTATTTTGGATACTCTGCAAACTCTTGTGAATTGTATTACAACTCAGTCCTCTTAACAGGAACTGATGTTACTGGAACTACAAGTAGTGCTGCAATTGCTAAAAGAGACGCTGCTTCTAATTTTTTTATGATTGATAATATATTTGAGAATCGAAGAGCTAATGGCACTGGAACGGGATTTCATTTTGCCGTTCAGTTTACTAATACAACAGCAACAACATTCAATCTGAACTATAACGATTACTTTGCTAATGGAACCGGAGGCGTTCTTGGTCAGTGGGGAACAACAAATACAGTAACCTTAAATGATTGGCAGACTGCAAGTACTCAAGATGCAAACTCACTTAATGCAAATCCTCAATTTGCTTCTACTTCTGATCTTAGACCTCTGTACGGCTCTGCAGTTATTGATGCTGGTACACCGGTATCAGGAATTACAACAGATATTTTAGGTGCTGTCAGAGATAGTCTTACACCGACACTAGGCGCTTATGAAAATCCAACAGCAATTATCGGTTGGGCAAATCTGCAGTGGCCTCCAACAGATACTATTTATGTTGGTTCTTCCACTACAGTTTATGCTCAGATTTGGATTGATGGTATAACAAATCAACCCGGACCTGGTGTGGGAATTCAAGCTTGGATAGGTGTGAATTCTTCAAACACCGATCCGTCAACCTGGACAACCTGGATTCCAGCCGTCTATAATGTTGATGTTGGAAATAACGATGAATATATGGCAGCTATTGGTTCAAGCTTAGCTCCCGGAACTTATTATTATGCAAGCCGATTTAATGTTATTGGTGGTAATTATGTTTACGGCGGTTACAGCCCCGGAGGCGGCGGTTTTTGGGATGGAATAAACAATGTTTCCGGTATTCTTGTTGTCAAACCTCCTCTGATTCAAATGTGGCAAAGGTCTGTTGCAACAAGCAATTTACCGTCCTGGTTTGGCGCTGATACCGAAAGAGGATTGGCTTACGGAAAAACTTCAGATGTAACTGAAGCGATCAATGACAGAGTCTATGTAGTAAGTCGCTCTGGTGGAGTACTAAATGTTCGGATCTTGGATGCTGCTACTGGCAACGATATTGGCACTCTTAACACAACCGGAATTTCCGGTGGAACTTTTGCACTTAATGATATCGGTGTTACTGAAGATGGAAAAATCATAGGAGCCAATCTTACAGCTAATGCTTCAACTTCAGCCCTAAAATTTTATTATTGGAATAATGAATCATCTGTACCCGACACATTATTTACTTATCTCGGTGATGCAGTCAGATTAGGTGATAAGTTTACAGTTGTTGGTAATTACTCGGCAGGCACGGCGGAAATTTGGGCAGCCAGTGCTACAACAGGGCAACATAAAGTATATAAATGGACAATGTCTGGTGGTGTATTTAATCGTGTTCCACAAGTGATTTTGTGCAGTGACAATTTAGCCACAGCAATAGGTTCTGCAGCAGTTGGTCCTTTGCCTAACGGAGATTTCTACTGGAATGCTAATGGTCAGAATGCAAGGAAATATCAAGCTAATGGAACACTCATCGGTATTATTCCAGGCACAATAATTTCAACAGGAACGAATGCAATCAGATATCTTGGATCAGTTGGATCTGATGAGTACCTCGCTGTATTTGCATACGGTTCCGGAAATAACAATGCAAGAATATTAAGAATCCCTAATGGTGATCCAACAGCCGCTGTGCTTTACGGAGTAACTCCTACATTGGGTTCAGCAACAAATACAAATGGTACGGGTGATGTCGATTTCAAGGTAAATAATGATTTAACTGTAACCGTATTTGTCCTGGCTACAAATAATGGTATTGGAGCATACACAACTGATGCTAGCATACCTGTTGAGCTTACCGGTTTTGTTGCTAATGTTATTGAAAGAGATGTTTTACTAAACTGGTCAACCGCAACCGAAACAAACAATCTTGGTTTCGAAGTCGAAAGGAAAACATCTGATAACAATTCCTGGAAGAAAATTGCATTTATTAAATCAGCCGGAACAACGACTGAACCACAGCAATATACTTTCAGAGATGCAAGACTTGAGTCAGGTTCATACTCATACAGACTTAAGATTGTTGATTTCGATGGAACATTCTCGTACTCTCAGGAAGTTGAAGTTGAGATCGGTATCCCTCAACAGTATGCATTAAGCCAGAATTATCCGAATCCATTCAACCCGGCAACAAGAATTGACTATCAATTACCATTTGATGCTAAAGTTCAGATTGAACTTTACAGCATAACCGGTGAAAAGGTTGCAACTCTAGTTAGCAGTGATATATCAGCTGGTTATCACACGATTGAGTTGAATGCTTCCACTCTTAACCTCGCTTCTGGAGTTTACTTTTACAGAATAAATGCTGTTGATATCAATAATGGTAAATTCGTTGAAACGAAAAAACTTGTATTGCTTAAGTAA
- a CDS encoding c-type cytochrome: protein MKKIFSFVFAVAFTILITSCGGDEQKSADFSKSKSVNTDLSGGLSEFELENGIGPVKQKLELGPIDPKLVKKGEEIFNTKCIACHKLDERYVGPAQRDVIKRRTPEFIMNMMLNPEEMQQKHPVVKKLLAE, encoded by the coding sequence ATGAAAAAAATCTTTTCTTTTGTTTTCGCTGTTGCTTTTACCATTCTGATAACTTCTTGCGGAGGTGATGAACAAAAATCCGCTGATTTCAGTAAATCCAAATCTGTTAACACAGATTTATCGGGTGGATTATCGGAATTTGAACTTGAAAATGGAATCGGACCTGTTAAACAGAAACTCGAGTTAGGTCCAATCGATCCGAAGCTGGTGAAAAAGGGCGAGGAAATATTTAACACAAAATGTATCGCATGCCATAAACTTGATGAACGCTATGTTGGTCCGGCGCAAAGAGATGTTATTAAAAGAAGAACTCCTGAGTTCATTATGAATATGATGTTAAATCCTGAAGAAATGCAACAAAAACATCCTGTTGTTAAAAAGCTCTTAGCAGAATAA
- the nosZ gene encoding Sec-dependent nitrous-oxide reductase, whose translation MIILSLTFISVGVFYFGCQQSKDAISGDVASQVYVAPGSYDEFYLFTSGGFSGQLGVYGLPSGRHFKTVSVFSQNPETGYGYSEDTKAMLMTSFGFVPWDDAHHPELSMTEGVPDGRFIFINGNNTPRVAKIDLRTFETTEIVEIPNSAGNHASPFVTENTEYIVASTRFSVPVPQADVPLTSYKENFKGTISFIALDPKTERLNLAFQIIVPGFNYDLAHAGKGPSHDWAFFTSYNTEQANSLLEINASKNDKDFIAAVNWKLAEKYVKDGKAKKMNAEYYHNYYDEKKHFAFSDVKKEVLVLDPKDCPGMIYYLPTPKSPHGVDVDPSGEYIVAGGKLATVIPVHSFSKMIKAIEEKKFDGEVDGIPVLQYDAVVAGEVQNPGLGPLHTEFDGNGYAYTSAFISSEIVKWKLGTWEVVDRIPVYYSIGHLCIPGGDSKKPWGKYVIALNKITKDRYLPTGPELTQSAQLIDITGDKMKMLLDFPTVGEPHYAQAIAADILMKNSTKFYKIEENQHPYKTNGEKEARVERKGNDVHVYMSAIRSHFAPDNIEGIKVGDNVYFHVTNLEQDWDIPHGFVVKGMTNSELLIMPGQTKSILWKPTKPGVYPFYCTDFCSALHQEMQGYVRVSPANSNVPLVYYTGNPEKK comes from the coding sequence TTGATTATTTTAAGCTTAACTTTTATCTCAGTTGGTGTTTTCTATTTTGGCTGTCAACAGTCAAAAGATGCTATTAGCGGTGATGTTGCTTCTCAGGTTTATGTAGCTCCCGGCTCTTATGACGAATTTTACCTCTTTACTTCGGGTGGATTTAGTGGACAGCTGGGCGTTTATGGACTACCTTCCGGTAGACATTTCAAAACTGTATCTGTTTTTTCCCAAAATCCTGAAACAGGATATGGTTATTCTGAAGATACAAAGGCAATGCTGATGACTTCTTTTGGCTTTGTTCCCTGGGATGATGCTCACCATCCTGAGCTTTCAATGACTGAGGGGGTTCCTGATGGAAGATTTATCTTTATTAATGGAAATAACACACCGAGAGTTGCTAAAATTGATTTGAGAACATTTGAAACTACAGAGATTGTTGAAATTCCAAACTCAGCAGGAAACCACGCTTCGCCGTTTGTAACTGAAAATACTGAATATATTGTTGCATCTACAAGATTCAGCGTTCCAGTTCCTCAAGCTGATGTGCCATTAACTTCTTACAAAGAAAACTTTAAAGGTACAATCAGCTTTATTGCACTTGACCCAAAAACAGAAAGACTAAACCTTGCTTTTCAGATTATAGTCCCTGGTTTTAATTATGATCTTGCACATGCTGGTAAAGGTCCTTCACACGATTGGGCATTCTTTACTTCTTATAATACAGAACAGGCAAATTCACTTCTTGAAATTAATGCTTCGAAAAATGATAAAGACTTTATTGCTGCAGTTAACTGGAAACTCGCAGAGAAGTATGTAAAAGATGGCAAAGCTAAAAAAATGAACGCTGAATATTATCACAATTATTATGATGAGAAAAAGCATTTTGCATTTAGTGATGTTAAAAAAGAAGTTCTTGTGCTTGATCCTAAAGATTGTCCGGGGATGATTTATTATTTACCTACACCTAAATCTCCACATGGTGTTGATGTTGATCCATCAGGTGAATACATTGTTGCTGGTGGCAAACTTGCAACAGTCATTCCGGTTCACTCATTTAGCAAGATGATTAAAGCAATTGAAGAAAAGAAATTTGATGGTGAAGTTGATGGAATACCTGTTCTTCAATATGATGCTGTTGTTGCAGGTGAAGTGCAGAATCCGGGATTAGGTCCTCTTCATACGGAATTTGATGGAAATGGTTATGCTTATACTTCAGCTTTTATTTCTTCAGAAATTGTAAAGTGGAAATTAGGCACCTGGGAAGTGGTTGACAGAATTCCGGTTTATTATTCAATCGGACATCTTTGCATTCCCGGTGGCGATAGCAAAAAGCCATGGGGTAAATATGTAATCGCATTAAACAAGATCACTAAAGACAGGTATCTGCCAACCGGACCTGAATTGACTCAATCTGCTCAGTTAATTGATATCACCGGTGATAAGATGAAAATGTTGCTCGACTTTCCGACAGTTGGAGAACCTCATTATGCACAGGCAATTGCAGCTGACATTTTAATGAAGAATAGTACTAAATTCTACAAGATAGAAGAAAATCAACATCCATATAAAACTAATGGTGAGAAAGAGGCAAGAGTTGAAAGAAAGGGTAACGATGTCCATGTTTATATGAGTGCAATCAGAAGTCACTTTGCACCTGATAATATTGAGGGAATTAAAGTTGGAGATAATGTCTATTTTCATGTTACCAACTTAGAACAGGATTGGGATATTCCACATGGTTTTGTTGTAAAGGGAATGACAAACTCTGAATTACTAATAATGCCTGGACAAACAAAATCAATTTTGTGGAAACCAACGAAGCCAGGTGTTTATCCTTTTTATTGCACAGACTTTTGTTCTGCTTTACATCAGGAAATGCAAGGCTATGTAAGAGTATCACCTGCAAATTCAAATGTGCCGCTTGTCTATTACACAGGAAATCCGGAAAAGAAATAG
- a CDS encoding cupin domain-containing protein: protein MEIMKEKLSDAIKIQEKSIVSRQIIKKPSGNITLFAFDKDESLTEHTSPYEALVQIVKGRMTVTIGGNTFQVEEGEIILLPPNIPHGLVALEQTVMLLTMIK from the coding sequence ATGGAGATCATGAAAGAAAAATTATCAGATGCGATCAAAATTCAGGAGAAGTCCATTGTAAGCAGACAGATAATTAAAAAACCAAGCGGAAATATTACTCTGTTTGCCTTCGATAAAGATGAATCATTAACTGAGCACACATCTCCATACGAAGCTCTCGTTCAGATTGTTAAAGGAAGAATGACTGTTACGATAGGAGGAAATACATTTCAGGTTGAGGAGGGAGAAATTATTCTCCTTCCTCCTAATATTCCTCACGGCTTAGTGGCTCTTGAACAAACTGTTATGCTATTAACAATGATTAAGTGA
- a CDS encoding nitrous oxide reductase accessory protein NosL, producing MKLRLLIITLFLNLLACSPKPEPIDYGNDICEFCKMNITDSKYAAEIVTHKNKIYKFDSIECLFQFRKSFIKEEEIHSEWVNDFSQPGKLIDLKNAYFLKSEVYRSPMGLNVLSVESKEKLNEIKAKDGGNEMSYTEVFVLANEK from the coding sequence ATGAAATTAAGATTATTGATAATCACATTGTTTCTTAATCTTCTTGCTTGCTCTCCGAAACCTGAACCAATCGATTACGGAAATGATATTTGCGAATTCTGTAAAATGAATATCACAGATAGTAAATATGCCGCTGAAATTGTTACACATAAAAATAAAATTTACAAGTTCGATTCAATTGAATGTCTTTTTCAATTTAGGAAAAGTTTTATTAAGGAAGAAGAAATTCATTCAGAATGGGTGAATGATTTTTCTCAGCCGGGCAAACTGATTGACCTGAAAAATGCTTATTTCCTTAAAAGCGAAGTTTACCGAAGTCCAATGGGACTTAATGTACTAAGCGTTGAATCAAAAGAAAAGTTAAACGAAATCAAAGCTAAAGATGGCGGTAATGAAATGTCATACACTGAAGTGTTTGTTCTTGCCAACGAAAAGTGA
- a CDS encoding nitrous oxide reductase family maturation protein NosD produces the protein MKNLIYILLLIISSNIHPQNRIIVSPSDNIEKILETATAGSTIILKPGIYRVNNLKIDKSLSLIGENYPTIQGNKKDEVITISADDVSVKGLKITDAGISYRQENAAIKLVESSDCVIKNNILENNFFGIYLAKSYNCVIKNNHIQASNKTETSSGNGIHLWYSKGITIEGNTIIGHRDGIYFEFVMHSLVRNNQSKNNLRYGLHFMFSDSCSYINNTFESNGAGVAVMYTKNVTMKQNKFINNWGAASFGVLLKDLTDCLIEKNHFEKNTNGLYLEGCSRITVRMNNFISNGWGIKLMANSMNNYFYENNFVTNSFDILTNSRNNFNDFSGNYWSRYNGYDLDKDGIGDVGYRPVKMFSVIVERQQESMILINSLFIELLNLTESIIPSLTPVNLIDNKPRMREIKF, from the coding sequence ATGAAAAATCTGATTTACATACTTTTATTAATTATTAGCAGCAATATTCATCCTCAAAACCGCATAATTGTTTCTCCTTCTGACAATATTGAAAAAATTTTAGAAACTGCTACCGCCGGTTCAACTATAATTCTGAAACCCGGAATTTATAGAGTTAATAACCTGAAGATTGATAAATCACTTTCTCTGATTGGAGAGAATTATCCAACTATTCAGGGAAATAAAAAAGATGAAGTCATAACTATTTCTGCAGATGATGTTTCCGTGAAAGGTTTAAAAATTACCGATGCTGGAATTAGTTATCGTCAGGAGAATGCAGCGATAAAATTAGTCGAGTCTTCGGATTGTGTTATTAAAAATAATATTCTTGAAAATAATTTTTTCGGAATTTATCTAGCCAAATCTTATAACTGTGTAATAAAGAATAATCATATTCAGGCATCAAATAAAACTGAAACAAGTTCCGGTAACGGCATTCATCTTTGGTACAGCAAAGGAATTACCATCGAAGGAAATACAATTATCGGACATCGTGATGGAATTTATTTCGAATTTGTTATGCACTCTTTAGTGAGAAATAACCAAAGTAAAAATAATCTTCGTTATGGTTTGCACTTTATGTTTTCAGACAGTTGCAGTTATATAAACAATACATTTGAATCCAATGGCGCCGGAGTCGCAGTTATGTATACAAAAAATGTAACTATGAAGCAAAACAAGTTTATTAATAATTGGGGCGCAGCATCGTTTGGAGTTTTATTAAAGGACTTGACTGATTGTCTGATTGAAAAAAATCATTTCGAAAAAAATACTAATGGACTTTATCTGGAAGGATGCAGCAGAATTACTGTGCGAATGAATAATTTCATTAGTAATGGATGGGGAATAAAGCTGATGGCTAATTCGATGAATAATTATTTCTATGAAAATAATTTTGTTACTAACTCATTCGATATCCTTACGAACAGCAGGAATAACTTCAATGATTTTTCGGGAAACTACTGGAGTCGTTATAATGGATATGATCTCGATAAAGATGGAATCGGAGATGTCGGATATCGTCCGGTAAAAATGTTTTCAGTAATTGTTGAAAGACAACAGGAATCTATGATTCTGATTAATAGTTTGTTTATTGAGCTTTTAAATTTAACTGAAAGTATAATACCGTCCCTTACGCCTGTAAACCTCATTGATAATAAACCAAGAATGCGCGAAATAAAATTCTAA
- a CDS encoding ABC transporter ATP-binding protein produces the protein MIRISNIIKKYNKLEVLKGIDAELQTGKVTAIVGPNGSGKTTLIKIILGLVKADFGFVEIDGTKINGDYNYKNNIGYMPQIARYPENLTVFEVLSMIKDLRNRKDQPEEKLLKEFELSGELTKAIRTLSGGNRQKLSTVISLMFDPKFLIFDEPTAGLDPVISNRFKEMVFAEKQKGKTIILTSHIMSEVEELADEIIFLLEGKIFYKGSLQNLLIERGESKLEKAVAKILEEKVLWN, from the coding sequence ATGATTAGAATCTCCAACATCATAAAAAAATATAATAAACTTGAAGTGCTGAAAGGCATTGATGCTGAATTACAGACCGGGAAAGTAACTGCAATAGTGGGTCCAAATGGTTCGGGCAAAACAACTTTGATTAAGATAATACTTGGATTGGTAAAAGCTGATTTTGGATTTGTTGAAATTGATGGAACAAAAATTAACGGAGATTACAACTACAAAAACAATATAGGTTATATGCCTCAGATAGCCCGCTATCCTGAAAATCTTACTGTGTTTGAAGTCTTAAGTATGATTAAAGATCTGCGTAACAGAAAAGATCAACCTGAAGAAAAACTTCTTAAAGAATTTGAGTTAAGTGGTGAGCTCACAAAAGCAATTCGAACACTTTCAGGTGGCAACAGACAAAAACTAAGTACAGTAATATCGCTGATGTTCGATCCCAAATTTCTGATTTTTGATGAACCAACCGCCGGACTTGATCCTGTTATCAGCAATCGCTTTAAAGAAATGGTCTTTGCCGAAAAGCAAAAAGGAAAAACAATAATTCTTACTTCCCATATTATGAGTGAAGTAGAAGAACTTGCAGATGAAATAATTTTTCTTCTTGAAGGTAAAATTTTTTATAAAGGTTCTCTGCAAAATCTTTTGATAGAAAGAGGTGAATCGAAGCTCGAAAAAGCTGTGGCGAAAATTTTAGAAGAAAAAGTATTGTGGAATTGA
- a CDS encoding DUF1858 domain-containing protein encodes MITIDMKISEILNKYPQTLEVFVKVSPHFKKLENKILRKTPASGQSLELSIMVLFLLCVFFLFGSGELSVDSKKRHNTI; translated from the coding sequence ATGATTACAATTGATATGAAAATATCAGAGATACTTAACAAATATCCTCAAACTCTTGAAGTATTTGTAAAAGTAAGTCCTCACTTTAAGAAATTAGAAAATAAAATATTGAGAAAAACTCCTGCAAGCGGGCAATCACTCGAGCTATCAATAATGGTTTTATTTCTGCTCTGCGTGTTCTTTTTATTCGGATCAGGTGAACTGAGTGTTGATAGCAAAAAACGACACAACACAATCTAA